From a region of the Rouxiella sp. S1S-2 genome:
- a CDS encoding TetR/AcrR family transcriptional regulator, translating to MATAPRKTWQQDPQRRTTIVRATLDTIALHGVDGTTYRKIAQCAAIPLGSVTYYFPSMQELLLEAFSRLAQDAFTAFAATLERAQDMTQARQAIVEIIFGDVTAGDKTNQLSYELYSYACRTPVMKQVMKNWMSQSRASLERHFSPLAAVALDALIEGLILHRSVIPVAQEDVFRMVAQLSEL from the coding sequence ATGGCCACCGCCCCGCGTAAAACCTGGCAGCAAGACCCTCAGCGCAGAACCACCATTGTGCGCGCCACGCTTGATACGATTGCGCTGCACGGCGTTGACGGCACTACGTATCGAAAAATAGCGCAGTGCGCCGCTATTCCACTCGGCTCGGTGACCTATTATTTTCCGAGTATGCAGGAGCTGTTGCTTGAGGCCTTTAGCAGGTTGGCGCAGGACGCGTTTACCGCTTTTGCCGCCACGCTAGAGCGCGCGCAGGACATGACACAGGCCCGTCAGGCCATTGTGGAGATCATTTTTGGTGATGTTACCGCAGGGGATAAAACCAATCAGCTAAGCTATGAACTGTATAGTTATGCCTGCCGTACGCCGGTGATGAAGCAGGTGATGAAAAACTGGATGAGCCAGAGCCGCGCGTCGCTCGAACGCCATTTTTCGCCGCTAGCTGCCGTCGCGCTTGACGCGCTGATAGAAGGCTTAATTTTGCACCGCTCGGTTATCCCGGTGGCTCAGGAAGATGTGTTTCGCATGGTGGCGCAGCTTAGCGAGCTGTAA
- a CDS encoding FMN-dependent NADH-azoreductase, with protein MSILHIDSSILGDYSVSRALSAETVARQQALHPEASVQYRDLVRDPALHLSDKHIAAFQGAEVTEAALGADLALGGAYIDDLFAADVIVIGAPMYNFSIPSQLKAWIDRVCVAGRTFQYGANGPEGLLPKGKKVFVVSSRGGFYTGESPAAFLEHQETYLKGVLGFIGLTDVTFIRAEGLSRGDEAKATAIANAQELIASLS; from the coding sequence ATGTCAATTCTTCACATCGATTCCAGCATTCTTGGTGATTATTCCGTAAGCCGTGCACTGTCAGCCGAGACCGTGGCACGCCAGCAGGCACTGCACCCTGAGGCAAGCGTTCAATATCGTGACCTGGTTCGTGACCCGGCCCTGCACCTTTCAGATAAACACATTGCCGCCTTCCAGGGCGCTGAAGTGACTGAGGCGGCGTTGGGTGCAGACTTGGCGCTCGGCGGGGCTTACATCGACGACCTGTTCGCCGCAGACGTTATTGTTATTGGTGCGCCGATGTACAACTTTTCTATCCCCTCACAGTTGAAAGCCTGGATTGACCGTGTTTGTGTGGCAGGCCGCACCTTCCAATACGGTGCTAACGGCCCGGAAGGCCTGCTGCCAAAAGGGAAAAAAGTGTTCGTAGTTTCTTCACGCGGCGGTTTTTATACCGGAGAAAGCCCAGCGGCGTTCCTCGAGCATCAAGAAACCTACCTAAAGGGGGTACTGGGTTTTATCGGCCTGACCGATGTCACCTTTATTCGCGCTGAAGGCCTCAGCCGTGGTGATGAAGCAAAGGCAACTGCCATTGCCAATGCGCAAGAACTGATTGCTTCACTTTCTTAA
- a CDS encoding helix-turn-helix transcriptional regulator: MLTLSEMTTTLDNRSGGVSPLPSGAPIVLRGLCSLAQPYLRRAQYIPHFYFQDATLLLIVSGTLGLSNATDDFTVDSNDSLLLVKPGTWANLHKTPTGAQQCFRSVYLTFSGELLEHFQRERPHAEPKGLNTVQSTPLDTDLKTTLEWVCNSILSPDISEDRLRFRLLDLLAALAERGLVFSQYQAPSTASRVRLMLSENPAHPWTAREVGRALAMSEATLRRRLSEEQVRFDELLIEVRMHHGLMLLQSTDWSIIQVAEACGYLSRARFTERFTKRFGYLPSSVK; this comes from the coding sequence ATGCTAACGCTATCTGAAATGACGACGACCCTCGATAATCGCAGCGGTGGCGTCAGTCCGCTACCGTCTGGCGCGCCGATTGTGCTGCGTGGGTTGTGCAGCCTTGCACAGCCCTATCTGCGTCGCGCACAGTACATTCCGCACTTCTATTTTCAGGACGCAACGCTGCTGCTTATCGTTTCCGGCACGCTCGGTCTGAGTAACGCAACGGATGACTTTACTGTCGATAGCAACGATTCTTTGCTGCTGGTAAAACCGGGCACCTGGGCTAATTTGCATAAGACGCCGACGGGGGCGCAGCAGTGTTTCCGTTCTGTTTACCTGACCTTTAGCGGCGAATTGCTGGAACATTTCCAGCGTGAACGGCCCCATGCCGAACCCAAAGGCCTTAATACCGTGCAATCTACACCGCTGGATACTGACCTTAAAACGACGTTGGAGTGGGTTTGCAACAGCATACTGTCACCGGATATTAGCGAAGATCGCCTGCGTTTTCGTTTGCTTGATCTGCTTGCGGCACTGGCCGAACGCGGCCTGGTGTTTAGCCAGTATCAGGCCCCTAGTACGGCAAGCCGAGTACGTCTAATGCTCAGTGAGAACCCTGCACATCCTTGGACAGCGCGGGAAGTGGGGCGCGCACTGGCGATGAGTGAAGCCACGCTGCGCCGACGTTTATCTGAGGAGCAGGTGCGTTTTGACGAGTTGCTGATTGAGGTGAGAATGCACCACGGTTTGATGCTGCTGCAGAGTACCGATTGGAGCATTATTCAGGTGGCAGAGGCCTGCGGTTATCTTTCTCGCGCTCGATTTACCGAGCGATTTACTAAGCGTTTCGGGTATCTGCCTTCTTCAGTTAAATAA
- a CDS encoding efflux RND transporter permease subunit → MIARIIRASINNRLLVVIGTLFLLAWGIYSLRQTPLDALPDLSDTQVIIKASWPGKAPQVMEDQVTYPLTTTLLGVPGAKTIRAWSSFGDAFIYVLFDDKTDQYWARSRVLESLNQVQSRLPKGATLSLGPDATGVGWVYEYALVDKTGQHDLGQLRALNDWFLKFELKTVPNVSEVASLGGMVRQYQVVLDPDKMRAFGITQSDITTALGKSNQETGGSVLEMGEADYIVKTNGYLHTPEDFRQVVVRSDVNGTPVLLGDVARIQIGPEIRRGIAELNGQGEVAGGVIIMRSGKNARATINGVKDKLAELKKSLPPGVEVVTTYDRSKLIDRAVDNLTDKLIEEFISVGVICALFLFHFRSALVAILALPVGVLAAFIAMHYQGVNANLMSLGGIAIAIGVMVDAAIVMVENTHKHLERHEGKVLTGQQRWEVIADSAVEVGPALFFSLLIITLSFIPVFSLEGQEGKLFSPLALTKTYTLAAAALLSITLVPVLMGWLIRGRIPHENANPLNRFLIRIYRPVLEQALNHPWATLLLALVLLGLTAVPLSQLGGEFMPPLDEGDLLYMPTALPGLSAEKAAQLLQVTDRLIKTVPEVDTVFGKAGRADSATDPAPLEMFETMIQFKPRTQWRQGMTPQKLVAELDRIVQVPGLSNVWVPPIRNRLDMLSTGIKTPVGIRISGPSLAQIDTIADQVAAAVRPVSGVTSAFAERLNGGRYIDVAIDRVRAARYGLAVGDIEDVIASAIGGENVGEVLNGRTRFPINVRYPREVRDSVEKLRQLPMVLASGAQIQLGDVARLSVTDGPTMIRSEDARLAGYVYVDLRNTDLQTAVRNMQAAVGKAVALPAGYSLSWSGQFEYLQRAESTLKTVIPATLAIILVLLFLTFNSISEALLLMLTIPFALIGGFWLIWVLGHAISVATAVGFISLAGVSAEFGVVMLMYLKEALNKRLQAGETLSHALLLAAIREGAVQRVRPKAMTVAVILAGLLPIMLGHGTGSEVMQRIAAPMVGGMITAPLLSMLVIPVAWLLVQRRALRRQSLQPLTPASGTQPSDKE, encoded by the coding sequence ATGATTGCACGTATTATTCGCGCCTCAATCAATAACCGTTTACTGGTGGTCATCGGCACACTTTTTCTGCTGGCGTGGGGTATTTATTCCCTGAGGCAAACGCCGCTCGATGCGCTGCCGGATTTATCCGACACTCAGGTGATTATCAAAGCCTCATGGCCGGGTAAAGCCCCGCAGGTTATGGAGGATCAGGTCACGTACCCTTTAACCACCACGCTACTTGGCGTGCCCGGTGCGAAAACAATCCGCGCCTGGTCATCCTTTGGCGATGCCTTCATTTATGTGCTATTTGACGACAAAACTGACCAGTATTGGGCGCGCTCCCGCGTGCTTGAGTCTCTCAATCAGGTACAAAGCCGCCTGCCGAAAGGTGCAACGCTGTCGCTTGGGCCTGATGCCACTGGCGTAGGCTGGGTTTATGAATATGCGCTGGTAGACAAAACCGGTCAGCATGACTTAGGTCAGCTGCGCGCCTTAAATGACTGGTTCCTGAAGTTTGAGCTTAAAACGGTGCCCAATGTCTCGGAAGTGGCGTCTCTGGGGGGGATGGTGCGGCAATATCAGGTGGTGCTGGATCCCGATAAAATGCGCGCCTTTGGTATCACGCAAAGCGACATCACCACCGCGTTAGGCAAGTCGAATCAGGAGACTGGCGGCTCGGTGTTGGAAATGGGCGAAGCGGACTACATCGTTAAAACCAATGGCTATCTGCACACGCCGGAGGATTTTCGTCAGGTGGTAGTGCGCAGCGACGTCAACGGAACGCCGGTGTTGTTGGGCGATGTCGCGCGTATTCAAATTGGCCCTGAAATCCGTCGCGGTATCGCCGAACTTAACGGTCAGGGCGAAGTGGCCGGTGGGGTGATTATTATGCGATCCGGCAAAAATGCGCGGGCGACAATCAATGGCGTTAAGGACAAGCTGGCCGAGCTTAAAAAGTCACTGCCGCCCGGCGTGGAGGTGGTGACCACTTATGACCGTTCAAAGCTTATCGATCGCGCGGTCGATAACCTGACCGACAAACTGATTGAGGAGTTTATTTCGGTCGGGGTTATTTGTGCGCTGTTTCTTTTTCATTTCCGCAGTGCGCTGGTGGCCATTCTTGCGCTGCCGGTCGGCGTGTTGGCGGCTTTTATTGCCATGCATTATCAGGGCGTTAATGCCAACCTGATGTCGCTCGGCGGCATCGCGATTGCCATTGGTGTCATGGTTGATGCTGCCATTGTGATGGTCGAAAACACCCATAAACACCTTGAAAGGCATGAGGGCAAAGTGCTTACCGGCCAACAGCGGTGGGAGGTGATTGCCGACTCGGCGGTTGAGGTAGGGCCTGCGCTGTTCTTCTCGTTGCTAATCATCACGCTGTCGTTTATTCCGGTGTTTTCACTCGAGGGGCAGGAGGGCAAGCTGTTTAGCCCGCTGGCGCTCACCAAAACCTACACGCTGGCGGCGGCGGCGCTGCTTTCCATTACCTTGGTGCCGGTATTGATGGGCTGGCTTATCCGTGGACGTATTCCTCATGAAAACGCTAATCCGCTTAACCGGTTTTTAATTCGTATTTACCGGCCGGTGCTGGAGCAAGCGTTGAACCATCCGTGGGCCACGCTGTTGCTTGCCCTGGTACTGCTCGGGCTGACCGCTGTGCCGCTCTCGCAACTGGGCGGGGAGTTTATGCCGCCGTTGGATGAAGGTGATTTGCTGTATATGCCGACCGCACTGCCAGGTCTGTCGGCGGAAAAAGCCGCTCAGCTGCTGCAGGTTACCGACAGGCTTATTAAAACGGTGCCGGAAGTTGACACGGTGTTTGGCAAAGCGGGGAGAGCAGACAGCGCCACCGATCCCGCGCCGCTGGAGATGTTTGAAACCATGATCCAGTTCAAGCCGCGTACCCAGTGGCGACAGGGAATGACGCCTCAAAAACTGGTGGCCGAGTTGGACCGGATTGTGCAGGTTCCCGGCCTGTCAAACGTGTGGGTACCGCCCATCCGCAACCGTCTGGATATGCTCTCAACCGGTATCAAAACGCCAGTGGGTATCCGTATCTCTGGCCCGAGTTTGGCGCAAATCGACACGATCGCCGATCAGGTTGCCGCCGCCGTACGTCCGGTGAGTGGCGTGACGTCGGCGTTTGCCGAGCGGCTGAACGGCGGGCGATATATCGACGTCGCTATCGACAGAGTGAGGGCGGCGCGCTACGGCTTAGCGGTGGGTGACATCGAGGACGTGATTGCCTCTGCCATTGGCGGTGAAAACGTCGGTGAGGTGCTAAATGGCCGCACGCGTTTCCCAATCAATGTGCGTTATCCACGGGAAGTGCGCGATTCAGTCGAGAAACTGCGTCAATTGCCGATGGTGCTGGCCAGCGGGGCGCAAATTCAGCTGGGCGATGTCGCTAGGCTGAGTGTTACCGACGGACCCACGATGATCCGCAGCGAGGATGCTCGTCTGGCGGGCTACGTTTATGTTGACCTGCGCAACACAGACCTGCAAACCGCGGTCCGCAATATGCAGGCGGCGGTAGGGAAAGCGGTGGCGCTACCGGCGGGATATTCGCTCTCCTGGTCGGGGCAGTTCGAGTATTTGCAACGCGCTGAATCCACCTTAAAAACGGTCATTCCCGCCACGCTGGCAATTATCTTGGTGCTGCTGTTCCTGACCTTCAACTCAATTTCAGAAGCCTTGCTGCTGATGCTGACCATTCCCTTCGCGCTGATTGGCGGATTCTGGCTGATTTGGGTCCTCGGGCACGCTATTTCAGTCGCCACCGCCGTTGGATTTATCTCGCTGGCGGGCGTTTCAGCCGAATTTGGCGTGGTGATGCTGATGTATCTGAAAGAAGCGCTGAACAAACGACTGCAGGCCGGAGAAACGCTGAGTCATGCGCTGCTGCTGGCGGCAATCCGCGAAGGTGCGGTGCAGCGTGTTCGTCCAAAAGCCATGACCGTTGCGGTGATATTGGCCGGTCTGCTGCCCATCATGCTGGGCCACGGAACCGGCTCAGAGGTGATGCAGCGCATTGCCGCGCCGATGGTCGGCGGCATGATAACGGCGCCGCTGCTGTCGATGTTAGTTATCCCCGTTGCCTGGCTGCTGGTGCAGCGTCGGGCACTGCGTCGTCAATCTCTTCAACCCTTAACGCCCGCTTCGGGCACTCAACCCTCCGATAAGGAATGA
- a CDS encoding YbhB/YbcL family Raf kinase inhibitor-like protein encodes MQLTSQSFREGEPIPGEFAFAVPNGASHIELSSNNNPHLAWRDAPAGTQSFVLVCHDPDVPGKADDVNQEGKEVPAALPRITFHHWLLLDIPANLSEIAAGSHSNTVTPQGKAGPDAPEGLRHGINDYTLWFAGDAQMAGNYFGYDGPCPPWNDTIVHHYTFTLYALDTPKLDVQGDLTGPNVVQALKEANVLAQASITGLYSLNPDVK; translated from the coding sequence ATGCAATTAACGAGTCAAAGTTTTCGCGAGGGTGAGCCTATCCCAGGTGAATTCGCCTTTGCTGTCCCTAATGGGGCCAGCCATATCGAGCTTTCTTCCAATAACAATCCACACTTGGCCTGGCGCGATGCACCTGCCGGAACGCAGTCATTTGTACTGGTGTGTCATGACCCCGATGTGCCAGGCAAGGCTGACGACGTTAATCAGGAAGGAAAAGAGGTGCCAGCCGCTCTGCCGCGCATCACTTTTCACCACTGGTTACTACTGGACATTCCTGCAAATTTAAGCGAGATTGCCGCCGGTTCACATTCCAATACCGTCACGCCACAGGGGAAAGCGGGCCCGGATGCGCCAGAAGGTCTGCGTCACGGCATCAATGATTACACCCTTTGGTTCGCAGGCGATGCGCAGATGGCCGGTAATTATTTTGGTTATGATGGCCCCTGTCCGCCGTGGAACGATACAATAGTTCATCATTACACGTTTACCCTTTATGCTCTGGATACGCCTAAATTGGATGTTCAAGGTGATCTCACTGGGCCAAACGTTGTACAGGCGCTAAAGGAAGCCAACGTGTTGGCACAGGCAAGTATTACCGGCCTGTATTCGCTGAATCCTGACGTGAAGTGA
- a CDS encoding copper-binding protein produces MNINKMTLLAAALSAAFSAGFSLSAFADTHTMNNPNSMAGMNMNMPMTTMSEKKPSSTAALTDATVVNVDKNTGMITLKHGALSNIHMPAMTMAYKAKNAEMLDSAKAGAKVKVHVENVDNTLTITTLQDQQE; encoded by the coding sequence ATGAACATAAATAAAATGACTCTGCTTGCCGCTGCACTCTCTGCTGCATTCTCTGCCGGTTTTAGCCTCTCAGCATTTGCGGACACCCACACCATGAATAATCCAAATTCGATGGCTGGCATGAATATGAACATGCCGATGACGACAATGTCGGAGAAAAAACCTTCATCTACAGCGGCGTTAACTGACGCTACCGTCGTGAACGTTGATAAAAATACCGGCATGATCACCTTGAAACACGGCGCACTGTCGAACATCCACATGCCTGCGATGACTATGGCTTATAAGGCCAAAAACGCCGAAATGCTGGACAGCGCGAAGGCGGGGGCCAAAGTGAAAGTACACGTCGAGAATGTGGATAACACGTTAACCATTACCACGCTGCAAGATCAGCAGGAGTAG
- a CDS encoding LLM class flavin-dependent oxidoreductase: MEIGIDSFVARLPNPATGEVLSASERLDNLLEEVETADKVGLDVFGIGEHHRPEFLDSAPAIILAAAAARTKNIRLTSAVTVLSAADPVRVFQEFATLDLLAKGRAEIVVGRGSFGEAYPLFGFKFEDYDSLFIEKLQLLLQIRENTHVNWSGRHRPALTGQGIYPRPYQEQLPVWLGVGGTPQSFARAGTLGLPLMVAIIGGDFSRFRPLVDLYREAGRQAGHSPEKLKVGVHALGFVGNTTEEAKESFYPGWRYMFTEIGRERGRSPATRAQFEAMCGPHGAFLIGDAPTVAAKMLAASEALGGVARITLQMSSSSTEHASMKQSIELLGDEVAPIIRRSTQSWSL; this comes from the coding sequence ATGGAAATCGGCATTGACAGTTTTGTGGCACGTTTGCCCAACCCCGCTACGGGCGAGGTGCTTTCCGCCAGTGAGCGGCTTGACAACCTGCTCGAAGAAGTTGAAACCGCCGACAAGGTCGGGTTAGACGTGTTCGGGATTGGTGAGCATCATCGCCCCGAGTTTCTGGATTCGGCCCCGGCTATCATTTTGGCGGCCGCGGCGGCGCGAACTAAAAACATTCGATTAACCAGCGCCGTGACGGTGCTCAGCGCTGCCGATCCGGTGCGGGTATTTCAGGAGTTTGCGACCCTGGACCTTCTCGCTAAAGGCAGAGCCGAAATCGTGGTTGGCCGCGGCTCGTTTGGTGAAGCCTATCCGCTGTTTGGCTTTAAGTTCGAAGATTACGACTCGCTGTTCATCGAAAAGCTGCAGTTACTGCTGCAAATCCGCGAAAATACCCACGTCAATTGGTCGGGTCGCCATCGACCAGCCCTGACCGGACAAGGCATCTACCCCCGTCCCTATCAGGAACAACTTCCTGTGTGGCTCGGCGTAGGCGGTACACCGCAGTCTTTTGCGCGTGCGGGAACGCTGGGTTTGCCGCTGATGGTGGCGATTATCGGCGGTGATTTTAGCCGTTTTCGTCCGCTGGTTGACCTCTACCGCGAAGCCGGACGCCAGGCCGGTCACTCACCCGAGAAGCTAAAAGTCGGCGTGCACGCGCTGGGTTTTGTGGGTAACACCACTGAGGAAGCCAAGGAGAGTTTCTATCCTGGCTGGCGATACATGTTTACCGAAATTGGGCGTGAACGCGGCCGCTCACCGGCAACTCGCGCCCAGTTCGAGGCGATGTGTGGTCCGCATGGCGCATTTTTAATCGGCGATGCGCCCACGGTGGCGGCCAAAATGCTCGCGGCCAGCGAAGCACTCGGCGGCGTGGCGCGTATTACGCTGCAAATGAGCTCCAGCTCGACTGAACACGCGTCAATGAAGCAGTCAATTGAGCTGCTCGGCGATGAGGTTGCGCCGATTATTCGCCGCTCCACTCAGTCCTGGAGCCTGTAA
- a CDS encoding sugar O-acetyltransferase, whose protein sequence is MNKVTGVEDGVLYDANYDSALIEMRKTAKTICYDYNHTRPGDDETRSALLDALLGQRGDSIVIEPPFYCDYGKNIFVGENFYANHNLVILDGATVTFGDNVFIAPGVGIHTAGHPIDAERRNKGLEFALPVTVGSNVWIGAAVTILPGVTIGDNTVIGAGSVVTRNIPANVVAVGNPCRVLRPITQQDGE, encoded by the coding sequence ATGAATAAAGTGACCGGTGTGGAAGATGGCGTTTTATACGATGCTAACTATGATAGTGCGCTGATTGAAATGAGAAAAACGGCCAAGACAATCTGCTATGACTACAACCATACGCGACCGGGGGATGACGAAACGCGCAGCGCACTGCTTGACGCTCTGTTGGGTCAGCGTGGCGATAGCATCGTGATTGAGCCGCCCTTTTATTGTGACTATGGCAAGAATATCTTCGTGGGCGAAAACTTTTATGCCAACCACAATCTGGTGATTTTAGACGGCGCAACGGTCACTTTTGGCGATAACGTATTTATTGCGCCCGGCGTGGGCATTCATACCGCCGGTCATCCGATTGACGCGGAGCGGCGCAATAAAGGGCTAGAGTTTGCGCTGCCGGTCACCGTCGGCAGCAATGTGTGGATTGGGGCGGCGGTCACTATTTTACCCGGTGTGACCATTGGCGATAACACCGTTATTGGCGCGGGCAGCGTGGTGACGCGAAATATTCCGGCAAACGTGGTGGCGGTGGGCAATCCTTGCCGCGTCCTGCGGCCTATTACTCAACAAGACGGCGAATAA